A region of the Anolis carolinensis isolate JA03-04 chromosome 1, rAnoCar3.1.pri, whole genome shotgun sequence genome:
TTGGGGCGAGCAATTTGAGAAAGTCCAGAAGTCCCTCCAACCGTTTCAGGTCGAGAATGTCACTTTGTGCATTCCAGGAAGCCTCCTCGTGGATTCAAGAGTTGCAATCCCCAAAAGGATAGGCCTTGgaggaggcatgggcaaactggggccctccaggtgttttggactccaactgccaccattcctaacagcctcaggccccttcctgaggctgttaggaatggtggcagttggagtccaaaacacttggagggccccagtttgcccatgcctgccttagaggcGCCTTGAGTGCCCGTCCTCTTTTCCTCCAGTTCTGAGGCTTCTCCTTGTTTGCCTCCCTTCCTTGCAGAGCCGGCCTTCGGGGAGGTGAACCAGCTGGGCGGCGTCTTCGTCAACGGGCGCCCTCTGCCCAACGCCATCCGGCTCCGGATCGTGGAGCTGGCCCAGCTGGGCATCCGGCCCTGCGACATCAGTCGCCAGCTGCGGGTCTCGCACGGCTGCGTGAGCAAGATCCTGGCCCGCTACAACGAGACGGGCTCCATCCTGCCGGGGGCCATCGGGGGCAGCAAGCCCCGCGTCACCACCCCGACGGTGGTCAAGCACATCCGGACCTACAAGCAGCGCGACCCGGGCATCTTCGCCTGGGAGATCCGCGACCGCCTCCTGGCCGACGGCGTGTGCGACAAGTACAACGTGCCCTCGGTGAGCTCCATCAGCCGCATCCTGCGCAACAAGATCGGCAACCTGGCGCAGCAGGGCGCCCACCACTTCGAGGCCTACAAGcagcaccaccatcaccaccaccaccaccacccccaggcCGCCCCGCAGACCGCCCTGCCCTACAACCCGCTCTACTCCTACCCCAGCCCCATCGCCGCCTCGGGCGCCAAGGGGCACACCCCGCCCGGAGTGCCCACCCTCCACAGCGCCGTCCACCTGCCCCGCACCTGGCCCTCCTCCCACTCCGTCACCGACATCTTGGGCATCAGGTCCATCACGGATCAAGGTAAGAGCCTCTGAAGATCCCTAGGCCCCCAAATCAAGCCTACATCCCCACCTACAAGCGCCCTTTAATGTCGTTCGCTGTGAAGATAACGACAAGGGGAATCCTGGGACCTGTTTGAGGCCCCGATGAGGACTTGCTTTCGTGGGAATGGCATTAAATGACCCGTGGAGATGGAGCCTAGActccagaatgaatgcagtttgataacgaAACTTAACTGCAGACGTGATGAAAGTTTGAACAGCTATGTGTTGTACTTACGGAGCAAAAGTTATGTAAAGATTCAAGTAAATTTTATAGGCAAGAAAGAGTGCATCTACTTTGCATAGTTCACGCCACTTTAACtgggatggaatcctgggagttgcagtttgataaGGCATTGGCATTATTGAGTAGTTAAAGACTTTGAGAaactattatttgagaacacaggaatgctggaccactcttaacaaccactatgtgagactacacagagaagccactaaaaTCCAAAAGCATGAGGACAATTTAAATaacaaggaggaaaccatgaaaatgaataaaatctggctaccagtatttttaaagatTCTAAAATCAGGgtaggaaataaagaacaatactctgaaaacaggggaattccagacaggaaactatcagggccagctaaaaattcccaaccaagtattcccccaggcaggaatcaaccaggccttcaagctgtaaggcttttcaatgctaatcaaggtgattaattgcagcattcacacttgcctccaacagacaagagttttttcttccaccctggaccttccagtgCATccccaatgtagaattaatgccggttgactccactttaactgccatgacccaatgttgtggaatcctgagaattgtattgcaaggcctttagccttctctgccaaaaagtactgatgcctcaccaaactacaatgtaCCTGGCCTATAACATTTACTTGGCTTGGTTTACAATGTAAACTTGAACAGAATCCCTACAACACTTTGTTCCACAAACCATGCAGAGTTTTAACATATCTGCAGTTAGTTTCAgtataatatttttgttgttgtgtactttcaagtcctTTCAGGCCAATACTTGCTCAGAGAGTGTTTGctcttgctttcctttgaggcagAGAAAGTGTGACTGGTCCAAGcccatccagtgagtttccatggctgagtggagatttgaaccctagtctctagCTGAAGTTCAATACTCAAATGCCTACACCACCCAGGCCATCCATTGTTCTTTTGTGCATAATAAGGTCCCTTTCCTGCTTCAGAAATAGGCACTATTTTAGGCGTTGGTTCTCATTCGGTGTGCATAcatatgccttcaagtttcctgtcaatttatggcaaccctatccatttcatagggttttcttatgcaaggtaTACTCAGAAGTGActttgccaatttcttcctctAAAAAGTAGCTTACAGTACCTGGTATTCGTTGTTTACCTCCCCTCCAAGTGCTAAACAGGGTTGACATTGCTTAGTTTCTAAGAGCAACCTTCCAAATTAATCTCTGGCAGCATTTTTCAAGGATTAATATATTGTCTGATGAAGAGATCTGGAAGTCTCGAAAGCTTACTCACAATTTCATATATAGTTTTATCATACCagggttttggaatattttttcctttgAGTTAGGAAGACTTTACTGTCTTTTGTCTTCTAAACAGTCTGCATCTTAGACAGTAGCAACTTAAACAAAGAGAAGATTAGTTTTTAAAACATCCTGGAGGAGAAAACACATAGCATTAGTTTTTTCAAAGAAATAAcattatcttatttttaaaacatataatattACTTTATATTATGTTGCTCCACTGGAAAAAATACCCGCCTTAACATCTgatattcctaataataataataataatctttagagTTTGAAACATAATATACAATTTATAGCCATCTATATAAAATGTATCTcctctgagtcctcttggggaggtagggcgggttataaataaagcattgttattattattataggtgcaAATGTATAATATCTTAGATTAATGAGTTAGgtaatattaaatatatgaaaACTATGTAACAAACTATATATGCATGAACTATAAAACGTAATGGGACTTACCTTCTAAGCAAATATAGGCATTTGCTATTATTTGGTTTCAGTAAATCAATATATATACTTCATAAACTTAAACATATGCATTTAAATGTATTGAAACCAAAGTACAGCATATGCCTGTGCAATGGCTTGCTCTTGAATACATGATAGGGTTGCAGacccagatccaaatgaacacagAACCCAGTCTTCTAAAATCAAAGGCCCAACACACTCACCTTTAACAGGAAACAAAGAGTATTAAACGTCCTTATACAGTTTTCTAATTTAACACGCATAGGGTCGGGCTGTCGATAGATTTAAACAATGCCTGGTCTTCTAGGTTGATTTATCTGCAAACTATAGGGCTTTGACACCTTTTAGATTGTAACTATAGTTGCTAATATTACATGGCATTATACTATCTGTGGAGATAAGGCCAGCTTTCCACATATATGTAATTGGTTTAACTCTACCCTTACATGTTATTGGTATATAACATAATAGGCTTGATGTCCATAATAATATTGTCTAACGATGGTAATGATATACATCTCCTCTCCATAGCAGAGTGCTAAAACTATAAAGAATTCTGTGTGACCTTTAGTGATGTGGCATTTTAAGATTCAGACTAGAACTGATTTTGCCAGACGCATGAAATGACACCCCCGTTGGGAAGGGCACTTGCTTAAATATAATCCCTAATCCCTCCTTCAGTAGACGCGCGGAATCCATTGAATTTCCATGAGTGTTGACTAACCAAATTCCTGTTGATTCAACAGGTCTCTGTTTGGGATTATTGGTTTTAGCCCATTATATTTTTCCATGATACTACTAGATAGAGCATAATATTAAATGTATGTAACATATTTAACCCCCACCTCCTCTCCTTTCCCAAAATGTGAGCAGGTATATTGACTTTTTCTGCCCGGCCTTTGTGCCTGTTGTTTGCTCTCAAGTCAGGGATTTCGCAGGAAAGGCATCTCCTTGAAATTGCAGGCAAATCCACCTCCAGTTCTCGCAATCAGGCCAAATTTGCTCAGACAGGAAGTTCAAATGTCACCTAATTGCTT
Encoded here:
- the pax9 gene encoding paired box protein Pax-9, with protein sequence MEPAFGEVNQLGGVFVNGRPLPNAIRLRIVELAQLGIRPCDISRQLRVSHGCVSKILARYNETGSILPGAIGGSKPRVTTPTVVKHIRTYKQRDPGIFAWEIRDRLLADGVCDKYNVPSVSSISRILRNKIGNLAQQGAHHFEAYKQHHHHHHHHHPQAAPQTALPYNPLYSYPSPIAASGAKGHTPPGVPTLHSAVHLPRTWPSSHSVTDILGIRSITDQVSEGSPYHSPKIEEWSSSLSRSGFAATAQHMAVNGLDKGSLEQEAKYSQAPNGLPTVGSFVSAPAMAPYPTTAQVSPYMAYSAAPSGYVAGHGWQHAGGTPISPHNCDIPASLTFKGMSTSREGSHSVTASAL